One segment of Acidobacteriota bacterium DNA contains the following:
- a CDS encoding response regulator transcription factor, with translation SAHHHEAYVRSAVDAGAHGYLLKDEPAATIVEAVRGAAAGRRGWLSRAVAAELQQAWHDPLTPKETEVVRLLAQGQGAAEVAEELGISVRTVRNHLGNVYSKLDLHSQPEVVAWAWRSGLAGLE, from the coding sequence CAGCGCCCATCATCACGAGGCCTACGTGCGCTCAGCGGTGGATGCCGGAGCCCATGGCTATCTGCTCAAGGACGAGCCGGCGGCGACCATCGTGGAGGCGGTGCGGGGAGCCGCCGCCGGTCGCCGGGGATGGCTCAGCCGGGCGGTGGCGGCGGAGCTACAGCAGGCCTGGCACGATCCTCTGACCCCCAAGGAAACGGAAGTCGTGCGACTCCTGGCCCAGGGCCAGGGTGCAGCGGAGGTTGCGGAGGAGCTGGGGATCTCGGTGCGGACGGTGCGCAACCACTTGGGAAACGTCTACTCCAAACTCGATCTCCACAGCCAGCCGGAGGTGGTGGCGTGGGCGTGGCGCAGCGGGTTGGCGGGGTTGGAGTAG